A genomic region of Desulfosarcina ovata subsp. ovata contains the following coding sequences:
- a CDS encoding DUF2971 domain-containing protein: MWSQYGENSKGFCIVLDRECLTTELNKMASKTEYLISGGVEYYDWLHFVNGGSVIQYWKNLDLSKIDLFELINANDMLRSIYFKKSIDWRDETEYRWILYSENPRDDIYTNRRLHFRCCARFQFSF; this comes from the coding sequence ATGTGGTCACAATATGGCGAAAATTCCAAAGGGTTTTGTATAGTTTTAGACCGTGAATGTTTAACCACCGAATTAAATAAAATGGCCTCAAAAACAGAATATTTAATTTCAGGTGGAGTTGAATATTACGATTGGCTACATTTTGTAAATGGCGGTTCTGTTATCCAGTACTGGAAAAATTTGGATTTATCCAAAATTGATTTATTCGAACTTATAAATGCGAATGACATGTTAAGGTCAATTTATTTTAAAAAAAGCATCGACTGGAGGGATGAGACAGAATATAGATGGATATTATATTCTGAAAATCCCAGAGATGATATATATACAAATAGAAGATTGCATTTTAGGTGTTGTGCTAGGTTTCAATTTTCCTTCTGA
- the tnpC gene encoding IS66 family transposase: protein MKPDRPISDADWQATAEPVRQYIVSLEDELRAIKTQNDKLEKNNEKLEKQKRQNSTNSSKPPSSDPPYNKPKREKPKGERKPGGQKGHPGHGQMLLTPNNTQNVMPECCGCGLHSSDWDNLRPFHTHQHIELPEIEMDITHFVLHQGQCPGCGKIVKAQVPEAFSTGYGPRFCAFIAELSGIKAMSRRNVQQLVHSVFDIKIATGTIQKVIDRASEAIASTYERIGQVARSSECNFIDETSWFKKHNLQWLWVMVNTMVAFFRIDPKRSKQAFLELIADWKGILISDGYRLYCKWVHGRQTCLAHLIRKAKALIESRKLNERRGGKLILAHLNTLIEFSKNKPPPLKWERFYNSLLLILSLFEDDTDGAGRLARQIIREIDALWTFLEHDGVEPTNNRAERSLRFGVLWRKCSLGTQSDKGNRWVERILSVKETCRLRDKATFPFIVECLECYFAGISVDVSWI from the coding sequence ATGAAGCCCGATAGACCCATTTCAGATGCCGATTGGCAAGCTACTGCTGAACCGGTACGCCAGTACATCGTTTCTTTGGAAGATGAGCTGCGGGCGATTAAAACTCAAAACGACAAGCTGGAGAAAAACAACGAGAAGCTTGAAAAGCAAAAACGCCAAAACTCGACCAACTCCAGCAAACCGCCCTCATCCGATCCGCCCTATAACAAACCCAAACGCGAAAAGCCCAAAGGCGAACGCAAGCCGGGCGGACAAAAAGGACACCCGGGGCATGGGCAAATGCTGCTAACGCCCAACAATACTCAAAATGTGATGCCCGAGTGCTGCGGTTGCGGTCTCCATTCATCGGATTGGGATAATCTGCGACCCTTTCATACTCACCAACATATCGAATTGCCTGAAATCGAGATGGACATCACCCATTTTGTTCTGCACCAAGGTCAATGCCCTGGGTGCGGCAAGATTGTCAAAGCACAGGTTCCGGAGGCGTTTAGCACCGGCTACGGCCCGCGGTTTTGTGCGTTTATCGCCGAACTGAGTGGTATCAAGGCCATGAGTCGGAGAAATGTGCAGCAACTGGTCCACTCCGTGTTTGATATCAAAATCGCCACCGGCACGATCCAAAAGGTTATCGACCGCGCTTCCGAGGCCATTGCCTCCACCTATGAGCGTATCGGCCAGGTGGCCCGCAGCAGTGAGTGCAACTTCATCGATGAAACCAGTTGGTTTAAAAAGCACAATCTGCAATGGCTCTGGGTAATGGTCAATACGATGGTGGCCTTTTTCCGCATCGATCCGAAAAGATCCAAACAGGCCTTTCTCGAACTGATCGCCGACTGGAAAGGCATCTTGATCAGCGATGGTTATCGCCTTTATTGCAAATGGGTCCATGGCCGGCAAACCTGCCTGGCCCATTTGATCCGAAAGGCCAAGGCGTTAATCGAGAGTAGAAAACTCAACGAAAGGCGAGGCGGCAAGTTAATCTTGGCACATTTGAATACCCTGATCGAATTTTCAAAAAACAAACCGCCACCTTTAAAATGGGAGCGTTTTTATAACTCCTTGTTGCTCATCCTCAGCCTTTTTGAAGACGACACCGACGGTGCCGGTCGCCTGGCCAGGCAAATAATACGAGAAATTGACGCATTGTGGACCTTTCTCGAACATGATGGCGTCGAACCCACCAACAACCGTGCCGAACGCTCTCTGCGCTTTGGCGTGCTATGGCGCAAATGTAGTCTGGGAACGCAAAGCGACAAAGGCAACCGCTGGGTCGAACGAATCTTGTCTGTAAAAGAAACCTGCCGACTGAGAGATAAAGCCACATTTCCGTTTATAGTCGAATGCCTGGAATGTTACTTTGCAGGCATCTCTGTTGATGTGAGTTGGATCTAA
- a CDS encoding pyridoxal phosphate-dependent aminotransferase, which produces MYSKRFDWNAARHPLGEMMAERMSRGEAILDLTDANPTRAGLEYAADTIRSALAGPETMIYAPAPRGLAVAREAVSAYYRELGETVSPDDLLLTAGTSEAYGVLFKLLADPGDEILIPRPGYPLLSHLAGFEGLACHSYPLRYADETGWSVDLEVLSAMVTRRTRAVVVVNPNNPTGNYIKAHELAAIDKLCRAHGMALIVDEVFADFPAAAFPPPSATVVNRTSALTFVLNGFSKLLGLPQMKLGWMVVGGDPGEAAEALAHLETLMDFYLTVGTPVQLGAPPMLAGRRDIQRQIKARIAGNENWLEQRVAGMSNMHRLIREGGWYTVLAIDDAIGDDERALAMLTADGTLIHPGMFYDFYREGFVVLSLLPPAERFADGVSRLIRRFGQRLP; this is translated from the coding sequence ATGTATTCGAAACGATTTGACTGGAATGCCGCTCGCCACCCCTTGGGCGAAATGATGGCCGAACGGATGTCCCGGGGTGAGGCGATCCTCGACCTGACCGATGCCAACCCCACCCGGGCCGGCCTGGAATATGCCGCCGACACCATTCGGTCCGCCCTGGCCGGCCCCGAAACCATGATCTACGCGCCCGCGCCCCGGGGCCTGGCCGTGGCCCGTGAGGCGGTCTCCGCCTATTATCGGGAACTGGGGGAAACCGTCTCGCCCGACGATCTCCTGTTGACCGCCGGCACCAGCGAAGCCTACGGGGTGCTGTTCAAACTCCTGGCCGATCCGGGGGATGAAATCCTCATTCCCCGGCCGGGCTACCCCCTGCTCTCTCACCTGGCCGGTTTCGAAGGGCTGGCCTGCCACTCCTATCCGCTACGCTATGCCGATGAAACGGGCTGGTCGGTCGATCTGGAGGTGCTCTCGGCCATGGTCACCCGCCGCACCCGGGCCGTGGTGGTGGTCAACCCCAACAATCCCACCGGCAACTATATCAAGGCCCATGAACTGGCCGCCATCGACAAGCTGTGCCGGGCGCACGGCATGGCCCTGATCGTGGATGAGGTGTTCGCCGACTTCCCGGCCGCCGCTTTCCCGCCGCCGTCGGCAACCGTGGTGAACCGGACCTCGGCTCTGACCTTTGTGCTCAACGGATTTTCCAAGCTTCTCGGCCTGCCCCAGATGAAGCTGGGCTGGATGGTCGTCGGCGGTGATCCCGGCGAAGCCGCAGAGGCCCTGGCCCATCTGGAAACACTCATGGATTTCTACCTGACCGTGGGCACGCCGGTGCAGCTCGGCGCCCCGCCGATGCTTGCCGGACGGCGTGACATCCAGCGCCAGATCAAGGCCCGCATCGCCGGCAACGAGAATTGGCTTGAACAGCGGGTCGCCGGCATGTCCAACATGCATCGGTTGATCCGTGAGGGGGGCTGGTACACGGTGCTGGCCATTGACGATGCGATCGGCGACGATGAACGGGCACTTGCAATGCTGACGGCGGATGGCACCCTGATCCATCCGGGGATGTTTTACGATTTTTACCGTGAGGGATTTGTCGTTCTCAGCCTGCTGCCGCCGGCGGAGCGGTTTGCCGATGGGGTATCGCGCCTGATCCGGCGCTTCGGCCAGCGGTTGCCTTGA
- a CDS encoding group II intron maturase-specific domain-containing protein produces the protein MLSNIVLDELDKELEKRGHQFVRYADDFRIYCKSRKAAERVNKSITKFITAKLELKVNEEKSAVSRPWLRKFLGFTFISMCGQTKIRIHRKTISRFKERVRELTNRNQGRSLSQIIKDLNQYLIGWWNYYRLTEARHLFKSLNGWIIRRLRCVVWKQWKNPRTKVRNLKKLGIAHKDAMLCGNARKKYWRMSKVKWVIFALPNRYFFERGLFLPAQ, from the coding sequence TTGCTCTCCAACATCGTACTCGATGAACTGGATAAGGAATTGGAGAAGCGGGGTCACCAATTCGTCAGGTATGCTGACGACTTCAGGATTTACTGCAAAAGCCGGAAAGCCGCCGAGCGTGTGAACAAGAGTATCACGAAGTTCATCACCGCGAAGCTCGAGCTCAAGGTGAACGAGGAGAAAAGCGCAGTGAGCCGACCATGGCTCCGCAAATTCCTGGGATTTACCTTTATCAGTATGTGTGGACAGACCAAGATCCGGATTCACCGAAAAACAATTTCACGTTTCAAGGAGCGAGTCCGGGAACTGACGAACCGTAATCAAGGGAGAAGTCTGAGCCAGATTATCAAAGATCTGAATCAGTACCTGATTGGTTGGTGGAACTATTATCGCCTGACAGAAGCCAGGCACCTGTTCAAGTCACTCAATGGCTGGATCATCCGCCGGCTGCGGTGCGTTGTCTGGAAACAATGGAAAAACCCCAGGACCAAGGTCCGAAACCTCAAAAAGCTTGGCATTGCGCATAAGGACGCCATGCTTTGCGGTAACGCCCGCAAAAAGTACTGGCGCATGAGCAAGGTCAAGTGGGTGATATTTGCTCTACCAAACCGTTACTTCTTCGAACGAGGACTATTCCTGCCTGCTCAATAA
- a CDS encoding tyrosine-type recombinase/integrase, translating to MRNYPFRGPFAEHIKNHVGLKQAVGYKYEAETAHLSRFSSFTAEKYPEASILSKEIVLEWCSKRNYEAQANQCARASILRQLAVYMENIGIGAYVLPKGYYPAGQQYVSHIYTENELKRFFHQTDQCCYVGECPYRHLIMPVFFRLVYACGLRSSEARLLKVENVDTDAGILSIHHSKKDNSRLVAMSDELTGRCRNYSENVHNLSKGSDWFLKFPLFESSPAG from the coding sequence ATGAGAAACTACCCGTTCAGAGGTCCATTTGCAGAGCATATCAAAAACCATGTCGGCTTGAAGCAAGCGGTCGGGTATAAATATGAGGCAGAAACGGCGCATCTATCAAGATTTTCCTCCTTTACCGCTGAAAAATATCCCGAAGCATCGATCCTTTCAAAGGAAATAGTATTGGAGTGGTGCTCAAAAAGGAACTATGAGGCACAGGCCAATCAGTGTGCAAGAGCCTCTATCTTGCGGCAGCTTGCCGTGTATATGGAAAATATTGGAATTGGCGCATACGTCCTCCCAAAAGGATATTACCCGGCGGGACAGCAGTATGTTTCTCACATCTATACGGAAAATGAACTGAAACGATTCTTCCATCAGACGGATCAATGCTGCTACGTCGGTGAATGTCCATATCGCCATCTCATCATGCCGGTATTTTTCCGGCTAGTTTACGCCTGCGGCCTTCGGTCTTCCGAAGCAAGACTTCTGAAGGTCGAAAATGTGGATACGGATGCAGGCATACTGAGCATTCATCATTCAAAAAAAGACAATAGCCGTTTGGTTGCCATGTCAGACGAGCTTACCGGTCGATGCCGGAACTACTCTGAAAATGTGCATAACCTTTCAAAGGGGTCTGATTGGTTTCTAAAGTTTCCCCTTTTTGAAAGCAGCCCGGCGGGGTGA
- a CDS encoding site-specific integrase — translation MKPTDFATHLTGFLSVYLPRQKNASNNTIASYRDTFKLLLRYCQEEKDIPAEKLNMGMLTHVMIADFLEWLEKKRKCSTATRNQRLAAIHSFFRYAQYEEPSGILHFQKVIAIPVKKASKPSAPHLTPEAMKFLLSQPDKMTVKGRRNLTLLSVLYDSGCRVQELADLRVRDVVVDNPALLILTGKGNKMRRVPLMKNTLTLLQHYLQEHSLDKDWKKDYPLFVNKHRSKLTKEGIAYIISQYVVSAKKISASMPEKVTPHMFRHSKAMHLLQAGVSLIYIRDFLGHEDIKTTEIYAKCDTELKRQAIENAYPTLVDSNLPDWNKDAALLEWLSNLK, via the coding sequence ATGAAACCTACTGATTTTGCAACTCACCTTACTGGATTTCTTTCCGTGTATCTGCCTCGACAGAAAAATGCCAGTAACAATACGATAGCATCCTACCGTGATACCTTTAAATTGCTACTCCGTTACTGTCAGGAAGAGAAGGATATACCTGCCGAAAAGCTGAACATGGGCATGCTGACCCATGTAATGATTGCTGATTTTCTCGAATGGCTTGAAAAGAAACGTAAATGTAGCACTGCAACCCGTAACCAAAGGCTTGCAGCCATACATTCCTTTTTCAGGTATGCTCAATACGAGGAACCATCAGGAATCCTTCATTTCCAAAAGGTCATTGCCATACCGGTCAAGAAGGCCTCCAAGCCGTCGGCGCCACATCTGACACCGGAGGCGATGAAATTTTTGCTGTCACAGCCGGATAAAATGACCGTGAAAGGCCGACGAAACCTGACGCTTTTGAGTGTTCTTTATGATTCAGGATGCAGAGTGCAGGAATTAGCCGATCTCAGGGTACGGGATGTTGTAGTGGACAATCCGGCACTGCTTATCCTCACTGGAAAAGGCAATAAGATGCGCAGAGTTCCTCTAATGAAAAATACTCTGACCTTGCTTCAACATTACCTTCAGGAGCATTCCCTTGATAAAGATTGGAAAAAGGACTATCCGCTTTTTGTCAACAAGCATCGTAGCAAACTCACTAAGGAAGGCATTGCCTACATCATCTCTCAGTATGTTGTTTCGGCGAAAAAGATATCTGCAAGCATGCCGGAAAAAGTGACGCCACATATGTTTCGCCACAGCAAAGCAATGCACCTGCTGCAGGCTGGCGTTAGCCTTATCTATATCAGGGATTTTCTCGGACATGAGGATATCAAAACCACCGAAATTTACGCAAAGTGTGATACCGAATTGAAACGTCAGGCCATCGAAAACGCCTATCCAACTCTGGTAGATAGCAATCTTCCCGATTGGAATAAAGACGCTGCATTGTTGGAATGGCTTTCAAATCTGAAGTAG
- a CDS encoding transposase gives MLILHDILEKLKNEFAQSSKGQERGIWFVYTIVAIIVPFASSRTSNILRCLKTVFGFSGISRKKFYTFMASPRIPWQRLWPTLWKLIPLPTTGGRLMLALDDSINAKTGKKIFACDKVFDHAAKQNQSRYPWAQNIVAVGLLKMIKGRWACLPLSYRFYLLKKTIERMNRDSNGPEVTFKSKLAMAVDMIGEIAAVFPRKRIVIITDSWFGNGGLWKPLKKQLGIWVDMISRLRSNSTIFELPPPPTGRQGRPRKYGRKLGNAAALAVRFKSLAKEYIVNLYGRNRNIVAYERVVMLKTIRCAVKVVWVYRKTQWVALYSTDLSLSAEQIIEYYGARWKIEALFKELKNDIGSADTQSRHPQAVSNHLHFCMLATTVAWIYASRVEKTPSRRHAVGGRRHFAFSDVRRSVTKAAMDKDFGRLFPVPRKSVFNSLVDVLLRMAA, from the coding sequence ATGCTTATCCTACACGACATCCTTGAAAAACTCAAAAACGAATTTGCTCAGTCCAGTAAAGGTCAGGAACGGGGAATATGGTTCGTATACACGATCGTGGCGATCATTGTTCCTTTCGCCTCATCGAGGACCTCAAACATTCTACGGTGCTTGAAGACGGTGTTCGGCTTTTCCGGGATCAGTCGTAAAAAGTTCTATACCTTCATGGCATCCCCACGGATTCCATGGCAACGGTTATGGCCCACGCTGTGGAAATTGATTCCGCTGCCAACGACCGGTGGGCGGTTAATGCTGGCTCTGGATGACAGTATCAACGCCAAGACAGGCAAGAAGATTTTCGCCTGCGACAAGGTTTTCGATCATGCTGCCAAGCAAAACCAGTCCAGGTATCCGTGGGCCCAGAACATCGTTGCTGTGGGGTTGTTGAAGATGATCAAGGGACGTTGGGCCTGTCTGCCGCTGAGTTATCGTTTCTACCTCCTGAAGAAAACCATCGAACGAATGAACCGTGACAGCAATGGACCGGAAGTGACATTCAAGAGCAAGCTTGCCATGGCGGTCGACATGATCGGTGAGATTGCCGCGGTGTTTCCCAGAAAACGGATTGTCATCATCACCGACTCATGGTTCGGCAATGGCGGCCTGTGGAAGCCATTGAAAAAACAGTTGGGCATATGGGTGGATATGATTTCCAGGCTTCGATCCAACAGCACAATATTTGAACTGCCGCCACCTCCGACCGGACGACAAGGCCGCCCGCGTAAATATGGCCGCAAGCTGGGGAATGCGGCAGCGTTGGCCGTTCGATTCAAATCGCTGGCAAAAGAATACATCGTCAACCTGTATGGCCGCAACCGGAACATCGTAGCCTATGAACGCGTGGTGATGCTCAAGACCATCCGATGTGCGGTCAAGGTGGTCTGGGTCTATCGTAAGACACAGTGGGTGGCACTTTATTCCACCGACCTGTCCCTTTCGGCTGAGCAGATTATCGAATACTATGGGGCCCGCTGGAAGATCGAAGCCTTATTCAAGGAATTGAAAAACGACATCGGCAGCGCTGACACGCAAAGCCGTCATCCGCAGGCCGTCAGCAACCATCTGCACTTTTGCATGCTGGCGACCACCGTCGCCTGGATTTACGCCAGCCGGGTCGAGAAAACGCCATCTCGCCGGCATGCCGTCGGCGGCCGCCGTCATTTTGCCTTTTCGGATGTCCGCCGATCCGTTACAAAGGCCGCGATGGACAAGGATTTTGGTAGGCTCTTCCCGGTGCCACGCAAATCCGTCTTTAATTCTCTCGTGGACGTACTGCTGCGCATGGCGGCTTGA
- a CDS encoding site-specific integrase, translated as MQKKPLEELLQDLEQELLRLGYTEGSMKFYRNRWKKIIQFAEGRDEIFYSEQLGIDYVEHHYQILEKDFDKTLSQKDTQELRIIRMIGDFQLHHTVLRRYYKHRKLLTDSYYIGVIKDFKRYCEHKDYSKVTVNHYVKQSERFMDYLVSQGIRDCHDVELPVINGYIRTLAGYTYKTVEQNICSIRSFLRYLQEQNILQTDLASKTPMIQARKQTRIPSVWTKEELDALIGAIDRGNPKGKRDYAIILLACVLGLRVTDIKNLTFGCFDWGTKKLTFIQSKTRETVTLPIPSEVGWAVIDYLKYGRPKVDLPVLFVRHVAPFLPFSENDHLYQIIRDYMRIAHLPTLKKHRGMHSLRHTAASRMLEHDTPLAVISDILGHTDTDATAVYLKVGINKLKECCLHTPEVGS; from the coding sequence ATGCAAAAGAAACCATTGGAAGAGCTTTTACAGGATTTGGAGCAGGAGCTACTTCGGCTCGGTTACACCGAAGGCTCCATGAAGTTTTACCGCAACCGTTGGAAGAAAATTATTCAGTTCGCTGAAGGGCGGGATGAGATTTTCTATTCCGAGCAACTTGGAATCGACTATGTCGAACACCACTACCAGATCCTTGAAAAGGATTTTGATAAAACCCTATCCCAGAAGGATACGCAAGAACTCCGCATCATCCGTATGATTGGAGACTTCCAACTCCACCACACTGTTCTTAGACGGTACTATAAACATAGGAAACTGCTTACAGATTCCTATTACATAGGTGTCATCAAGGATTTTAAAAGATACTGTGAGCACAAGGATTATTCCAAAGTAACCGTAAATCATTACGTGAAGCAATCGGAGCGTTTCATGGATTATCTTGTTTCCCAGGGAATCCGTGATTGTCACGATGTCGAGCTTCCTGTTATCAACGGGTATATACGAACACTGGCCGGTTACACCTATAAGACTGTGGAACAAAACATCTGCTCCATACGTTCTTTTTTAAGGTATTTGCAGGAACAGAACATCCTACAAACGGATCTGGCTTCTAAAACACCAATGATTCAGGCTCGTAAACAGACACGCATCCCATCCGTTTGGACGAAAGAAGAGTTGGATGCACTGATAGGCGCCATTGATCGAGGAAATCCAAAGGGAAAACGGGACTATGCCATTATCCTCCTTGCCTGCGTGTTGGGTCTTAGAGTCACTGATATCAAAAACCTCACTTTTGGTTGTTTCGACTGGGGAACGAAGAAACTGACATTTATCCAATCAAAAACAAGGGAAACAGTAACCCTGCCGATTCCTTCCGAAGTTGGATGGGCTGTCATTGATTATCTGAAATACGGCAGGCCAAAAGTGGATTTGCCTGTTCTTTTTGTAAGGCACGTGGCGCCATTTCTTCCCTTTTCGGAAAATGATCATCTGTATCAGATAATCCGTGATTATATGCGGATTGCACATCTGCCTACTTTGAAGAAGCACCGTGGTATGCACTCTCTTCGTCATACGGCAGCTTCAAGAATGCTTGAGCATGACACACCGCTTGCTGTCATCTCGGATATTCTGGGTCATACGGACACGGACGCTACAGCAGTCTATTTGAAGGTGGGCATCAATAAGCTTAAAGAATGCTGTCTGCATACTCCGGAGGTGGGCTCATGA
- a CDS encoding reverse transcriptase domain-containing protein, with the protein MVHYSFEMLSSNIWWEESRDIGNLLHADGVSYQAYYSEVGKAHYTPSHSLGGAGMGKDLTEVRSPQRKLVPDKVGLEQYEPTSLRGIAIKAKADGKHRFQDLYRCLDAPFLHFCWKDLNKDAASGVDEVTAQAYEENLEANIQALAERLKTKRYRAKLVRRCYIPKENGKQRPLGIPALEDRLVQLACAKLLTAIFEADFLDNSYGYRMSRSAKEAIEDLRFNLQFGKYGYIVEADIKGFFDHMDWKWLLRMLRERVDDAAFINLIQKWLKAGILDTDGMVIHPETGTPQGGLCKALHNPPYAKFAIMQSKSLNVQYFQHMH; encoded by the coding sequence ATGGTTCATTATAGTTTTGAAATGCTTAGTTCCAACATCTGGTGGGAGGAAAGTCGGGATATCGGCAATCTTCTACACGCCGATGGGGTGTCTTATCAGGCATACTACTCAGAGGTGGGGAAAGCCCACTACACGCCTTCGCACAGTTTGGGTGGTGCAGGCATGGGGAAGGACCTGACGGAAGTACGTAGCCCGCAAAGGAAACTCGTACCGGACAAGGTCGGGCTGGAGCAATACGAGCCAACCTCCCTGCGGGGAATAGCAATTAAGGCAAAAGCGGATGGGAAACATCGTTTTCAGGACCTTTACCGGTGCCTGGATGCCCCATTTCTGCACTTCTGCTGGAAGGATCTGAACAAGGATGCCGCCAGCGGAGTGGACGAAGTGACGGCGCAGGCCTACGAGGAAAACCTTGAGGCCAACATTCAGGCACTGGCGGAGCGACTGAAGACCAAACGCTACCGTGCCAAACTGGTACGGCGATGTTACATCCCCAAGGAAAATGGCAAACAAAGACCCCTGGGCATTCCGGCCCTTGAAGATCGGTTGGTTCAATTGGCCTGTGCCAAGCTACTGACGGCCATCTTCGAGGCTGACTTTTTAGACAATAGCTACGGATATCGGATGAGTCGGAGCGCAAAAGAGGCAATCGAAGACCTGCGCTTTAATCTCCAGTTCGGAAAATATGGATATATCGTAGAGGCCGATATCAAAGGCTTTTTCGACCATATGGACTGGAAATGGCTATTACGGATGCTCCGGGAAAGAGTCGATGATGCGGCGTTTATAAACTTAATCCAAAAATGGCTCAAAGCTGGCATTTTAGACACGGATGGAATGGTGATCCACCCCGAAACGGGGACTCCGCAAGGTGGTTTATGCAAAGCTTTGCATAACCCGCCTTATGCGAAGTTCGCGATTATGCAAAGTAAATCGCTTAATGTACAATATTTCCAACACATGCACTGA